From one Nitrospira sp. MA-1 genomic stretch:
- a CDS encoding radical SAM protein has product MSELAILLIIPPLTQLNTPYPSTAYLTGFLRSQGYRTHQADVGIEMVLALFSRGGLSRVFAELRKTPLEELPGEARQMLSLERAYVETINPVISFLQGRNPTLASRICQGIFLPEGPRFASKHSDDQEGIHRSHNQADHAKHLATLYLEDLADLVQATITPHFALSRYAESIAMQANSYDRLEEALGQPMSLTDEWMVEALWQHVDRHQPAVVGFSVPFPGNLYGALRMGQQLRDKKPEIKVVLGGGYPNTELRRLQEPRLFEVVDFVTLDDGERPFLCLLEYLEGKRRESDLCRTFLRSGRHVVWQNGASEPDVSQVEVGTPTYDGLPLNQYISVLDTLNPMHRLWSDGHWNKLTVAHGCYWKQCTFCDVGLDYIGRYEVSPGELLVDRIEALIAETGSRGFHFVDEAAPPAGLKNLALSLLERDVTISWWGNVRFEPAFTPDLCRLLAASGCIALSAGLEAACDRLLALVKKGITVDQTVQVVQACHEAGILVHAYLMYGIPSETIGETIESLERVRQLFAHDLIQSAFWHRFTTTAHSPIGINPQAYGIQLVGPAFGGFAENDLVHVDALASMPEWIGEGLRAALWHYKEGLELTRDVREWFPERVPKPKVKRTWVQQVLESEQREDHSRLERKFVWIGGQPDVDRGNGEQYRIMLSNRTTDEEVRLKGGQGEWLLNLIERAVPVHQTGGHRYPIYKEVRAGFPFGGPKGFDKWWQSASAIKARAVGLLLV; this is encoded by the coding sequence ATGTCTGAATTAGCTATCCTCCTGATTATCCCTCCTTTGACTCAACTCAATACGCCGTATCCATCTACGGCCTATTTGACAGGGTTTTTGCGGTCACAAGGGTATCGCACGCACCAGGCTGACGTTGGCATTGAGATGGTGTTGGCCCTGTTCTCACGTGGGGGCTTGAGCCGGGTCTTTGCCGAACTCAGGAAGACTCCACTTGAGGAACTTCCTGGTGAAGCACGACAAATGCTGAGCTTGGAACGCGCATATGTCGAGACAATTAATCCGGTGATTAGTTTTTTGCAGGGACGAAATCCCACCCTCGCTTCGCGCATCTGTCAGGGCATCTTCCTTCCAGAAGGTCCACGCTTTGCCTCGAAGCATTCAGATGACCAAGAAGGAATACATCGTTCACATAATCAGGCCGACCATGCCAAGCATCTGGCAACCTTGTATCTCGAAGATCTTGCCGACCTTGTTCAGGCGACCATTACGCCTCACTTTGCATTGAGTCGCTATGCCGAATCCATTGCCATGCAGGCGAATTCCTATGATCGCCTTGAAGAAGCCTTGGGCCAACCCATGAGTCTCACAGATGAGTGGATGGTCGAAGCGCTCTGGCAGCATGTGGACCGGCATCAACCCGCTGTCGTCGGATTTTCGGTGCCGTTTCCCGGCAATCTGTATGGCGCACTTCGAATGGGTCAACAATTGCGGGACAAAAAGCCGGAAATCAAAGTGGTGCTGGGGGGAGGGTATCCCAATACGGAGTTGCGCAGGCTGCAGGAACCTCGACTGTTTGAAGTCGTCGATTTCGTGACGCTTGACGATGGAGAGCGGCCCTTCCTCTGTTTGTTGGAATACTTGGAGGGAAAACGACGAGAGTCCGATCTGTGCCGGACGTTTCTTCGTTCGGGGCGGCATGTCGTCTGGCAGAATGGAGCCAGCGAGCCGGACGTTTCGCAGGTTGAAGTGGGAACCCCAACCTACGACGGATTACCTCTCAATCAGTATATTTCCGTGCTGGATACCTTGAATCCTATGCATCGGCTCTGGTCCGATGGGCATTGGAATAAATTAACGGTGGCGCATGGGTGTTATTGGAAGCAATGTACGTTCTGTGATGTGGGACTGGATTATATTGGCCGGTACGAAGTCTCACCGGGCGAATTGTTGGTGGATCGTATCGAAGCCCTGATCGCGGAAACGGGAAGTCGCGGGTTTCACTTTGTAGATGAGGCCGCTCCACCAGCGGGTTTGAAAAATCTGGCACTGTCTCTGCTTGAACGGGACGTCACTATTTCCTGGTGGGGAAACGTCCGGTTCGAACCGGCATTCACGCCGGACCTCTGCCGTCTGCTGGCCGCCTCCGGTTGCATTGCGTTGAGTGCCGGCTTGGAGGCGGCATGCGATCGTCTGCTGGCTTTGGTCAAAAAGGGCATTACCGTCGACCAAACCGTTCAAGTCGTTCAGGCTTGTCATGAAGCAGGCATTTTGGTGCATGCCTATCTAATGTATGGGATTCCCAGCGAAACGATCGGTGAAACCATTGAAAGCCTCGAACGTGTGCGTCAATTATTTGCTCATGATCTCATACAATCAGCCTTCTGGCATCGATTTACCACCACTGCCCACAGTCCCATCGGCATCAATCCCCAAGCCTATGGCATTCAGCTCGTCGGACCGGCATTCGGAGGGTTTGCGGAAAATGATCTGGTTCATGTGGATGCTCTGGCGTCTATGCCGGAATGGATCGGAGAGGGGTTGCGAGCGGCCCTTTGGCATTACAAAGAAGGGTTGGAATTGACCAGGGATGTCAGGGAATGGTTTCCGGAGCGGGTCCCGAAACCGAAGGTCAAACGCACCTGGGTCCAGCAGGTCTTGGAGAGCGAACAGCGGGAAGACCATTCCAGGTTAGAGCGAAAATTTGTCTGGATCGGCGGGCAGCCTGATGTTGATCGGGGAAATGGCGAGCAATACAGAATCATGTTGTCGAACCGAACCACGGATGAAGAAGTGAGGTTAAAGGGAGGCCAGGGCGAATGGTTACTCAATCTCATCGAACGCGCCGTGCCGGTTCATCAAACAGGGGGACATCGGTATCCCATTTATAAGGAAGTGCGAGCAGGTTTCCCGTTTGGCGGCCCCAAAGGATTCGATAAATGGTGGCAGTCCGCCTCCGCCATTAAAGCCAGAGCGGTCGGTCTCCTGTTGGTCTAA
- a CDS encoding DUF5069 domain-containing protein has product MTTAQYPRSPKEQVGGLCHLGRLIDKIRMRNAGQIQDYNYLTAGFDKYLLDKLEIQGADIEKRVLQGGMDGEIADWVKSNGKSLSEEEKAEWNNMVLTFGPKAEMAQKAFDRNKAALAEKRGVSVEELSHITTWTGLIDHDEDRM; this is encoded by the coding sequence ATGACCACAGCACAATATCCACGCAGTCCAAAAGAACAAGTCGGCGGGCTTTGCCATCTCGGACGGCTCATCGATAAAATCCGTATGCGCAATGCGGGACAAATTCAAGATTACAATTATTTGACGGCGGGGTTCGACAAATACCTACTGGACAAACTGGAAATTCAAGGAGCCGATATTGAAAAGCGGGTGCTGCAAGGTGGTATGGATGGGGAGATTGCCGACTGGGTGAAGTCCAACGGGAAAAGCCTGAGTGAAGAAGAAAAGGCCGAATGGAACAACATGGTCCTCACGTTCGGACCAAAGGCTGAAATGGCTCAGAAAGCATTCGATAGAAATAAAGCGGCCTTGGCTGAAAAGCGTGGGGTTTCAGTGGAGGAACTCTCACACATCACAACCTGGACCGGCCTCATTGACCACGACGAAGACCGGATGTAG
- a CDS encoding amidohydrolase family protein, producing MSRRTASHIRQGYTSASPVPTQVVSSEEFLPPPQSIKQSQVEWLIHQSSTRLSSRLGINRRDFLKTTGGMALAFLAMNQVFGKFFDVLDVEAAEPQAVQARKGNLPFIFDVQTHYVSSSFNQPGWKDGLLGLRRRAKEMGLNPKLSGDSGTMEDLSLGNYIKEVFLDSDTSIGLISTPPGPYPWEAVVPPKEMTHIRDAINRLTASQRMLAHGLVMPQLGKVDLDYMDQQAETFKVDAWKCYTGSPPKGFEHGWWLSDEKIAYPMLEKAQALNINNICTHKGLPLGPVPDYNHPRDILQAAQDFPKLNFLIYHSGFLGTSRINLDEAKKGEIPWTSEFCRLKHKQPKLKNIYMELGSTFGQLVITEPVVCAHLLGQILLAFGEDHLLWGTDSIWYGTPQWQIEAFRRFQIPEELQEKFHYPALTKDLKAKVFGLNAAKLFKVDVEAKRKEVPKDYLSHIKMAYREEGPSPSHHAYGWVVT from the coding sequence ATGAGCCGTCGAACAGCCAGCCATATCCGGCAAGGATATACCTCCGCCTCACCGGTTCCCACACAGGTGGTCTCCAGCGAAGAATTTCTTCCGCCCCCACAGTCCATCAAACAAAGCCAGGTTGAGTGGCTGATCCACCAAAGCAGCACACGGCTGAGCAGCCGCCTCGGCATAAACCGGCGAGATTTTCTTAAAACCACCGGTGGAATGGCGCTGGCTTTTCTGGCCATGAACCAGGTATTTGGAAAATTCTTTGATGTGCTGGACGTTGAAGCGGCGGAACCCCAAGCGGTTCAGGCTCGCAAAGGGAACCTCCCCTTCATCTTCGATGTCCAAACCCACTACGTCAGTTCATCCTTCAACCAGCCGGGCTGGAAAGACGGACTTCTGGGATTGCGGCGCCGTGCCAAAGAAATGGGCCTGAATCCCAAGCTCTCCGGGGATAGTGGAACAATGGAGGACCTGAGCTTGGGAAACTACATCAAAGAAGTCTTTCTGGACAGCGACACTTCTATCGGGCTCATCAGCACTCCGCCCGGCCCCTATCCATGGGAAGCCGTCGTCCCGCCCAAAGAAATGACGCACATCCGTGATGCAATTAATCGTCTCACCGCTTCCCAACGCATGCTCGCCCATGGGCTGGTCATGCCCCAATTAGGCAAGGTCGATCTTGATTACATGGATCAGCAAGCGGAGACGTTCAAGGTCGATGCCTGGAAATGTTATACCGGCTCCCCGCCGAAAGGCTTCGAACATGGCTGGTGGCTAAGCGATGAAAAGATCGCCTACCCCATGCTTGAAAAAGCGCAGGCCCTAAACATCAATAATATTTGCACGCACAAAGGCCTGCCGCTCGGCCCGGTGCCCGATTACAACCATCCCCGCGATATTCTCCAGGCCGCACAAGATTTCCCCAAATTAAATTTCCTGATTTACCATTCCGGATTTTTAGGCACATCTCGCATCAATCTTGATGAAGCCAAAAAAGGGGAGATTCCCTGGACCAGCGAATTCTGCCGTTTAAAACACAAGCAACCGAAGCTGAAGAATATCTACATGGAATTGGGATCCACATTCGGTCAACTCGTCATCACCGAACCCGTCGTCTGCGCCCACCTGCTGGGACAAATTCTCCTGGCGTTCGGTGAAGATCATCTTCTCTGGGGAACGGATTCGATTTGGTATGGCACGCCCCAATGGCAGATCGAAGCCTTCCGGCGGTTTCAAATTCCCGAAGAACTCCAGGAAAAATTCCACTATCCTGCCTTGACCAAAGATCTCAAAGCCAAGGTCTTTGGTCTCAATGCGGCCAAACTGTTTAAGGTAGATGTCGAAGCCAAACGAAAGGAAGTACCAAAGGATTATCTCAGCCACATCAAAATGGCCTACCGGGAAGAAGGCCCCTCCCCAAGCCACCATGCGTATGGGTGGGTAGTAACATAA
- a CDS encoding transporter substrate-binding domain-containing protein — MHTHQRFFRILLNCFTAVLFGGFVLLSTAQAEVASKSRLSPSPGGQSGALQRVLEKGTLRVGIALFTPWTFKNKDGELVGFEIDVARQLAKDLGVKPEFHPFKWEDIIPALLKGEIDIIAAGIVITPQRALKVNFSQPYDSSGIGLVTNIPLTKAFDGPEDLNRSEVIISAVTGSVGEDLAHRVFPEATIKTFSSSEEAIEAVTGGKVHGYIEHEPITTFIALDHPQTVDEPLSKPLLETKEAFAVRKGDPDFVHFLNAWIISHNADTWLSSVHKYWFEGIEWRKDVATNP; from the coding sequence ATGCACACACACCAACGATTCTTTCGCATCCTACTCAATTGTTTCACAGCAGTCCTCTTCGGAGGCTTTGTCCTTCTGTCAACGGCCCAAGCAGAGGTCGCATCAAAATCCCGTTTAAGCCCATCTCCTGGCGGCCAATCCGGCGCATTGCAAAGAGTTCTGGAGAAAGGAACATTACGGGTAGGCATCGCACTGTTTACCCCTTGGACATTCAAGAATAAGGATGGTGAATTGGTCGGATTTGAAATTGACGTGGCCAGACAATTGGCCAAGGACCTTGGCGTGAAACCCGAATTCCATCCCTTTAAATGGGAGGATATTATACCGGCCCTTCTGAAAGGGGAAATCGATATTATCGCTGCAGGCATCGTGATTACCCCTCAACGAGCCTTGAAAGTCAATTTCAGCCAGCCCTATGACTCATCCGGGATCGGATTAGTCACGAATATTCCATTAACAAAAGCTTTTGATGGCCCAGAAGACCTCAATCGATCGGAAGTGATCATTTCTGCGGTGACCGGATCGGTTGGCGAGGACCTTGCCCATCGCGTGTTCCCGGAGGCCACCATCAAAACATTTTCTTCCAGTGAGGAGGCCATAGAGGCTGTCACGGGCGGAAAGGTCCATGGGTACATCGAGCACGAACCCATTACCACGTTTATTGCCCTGGATCATCCTCAGACCGTTGATGAACCCTTGTCCAAACCACTGCTCGAGACCAAAGAGGCCTTTGCCGTTCGCAAGGGAGATCCCGACTTTGTACATTTCCTCAACGCATGGATTATCAGCCATAACGCCGATACCTGGTTAAGCTCCGTTCACAAATATTGGTTTGAGGGAATTGAGTGGAGAAAAGATGTGGCCACGAACCCATGA
- a CDS encoding cobyric acid synthase gives MKPALAILGTGSDVGKSLVTAGLCRLLHRAGVRVAPFKAQNMSLNSYVTPDGGEMGRAQVLQAQACGLAPHVDMNPILLKPEADAKSQVIVQGKVWRSQNARDYFDRKSELIEFVRASYDRLCKQYDVMVLEGAGSAAEMNLRDRDIVNWPMVEMADAAVVLVADIDRGGVFAQVIGTMNLLAPEERQRVIGVVINKFRGDLTLFEDGVTFIEKHTGVPVFGVLPYLRNLELDQEDSVDIDRFRKTLFEDDTVNIAVVLLPHMSNFTDFNRLAAEPDVALRYVTSPRELQGADAIVLPGSKTTIADLEYLRKVGFEEALKTHVQRGSELMGVCGGFQMLGKEITDPQHVETGGSSKGFGLLEVETELLAHKKTVQVRACSLPESWGHECPVEGYEIHMGATRGANDIPSCFGISPNQEKFSLEKEDVRLDGAMSPDGRVWGTYIHGVFDQPEFRRRWLNRMRIRKDLAPLDLEISAKVSQRMSQALDRWADHLKTHLDVDRIFSTLGLGGSVPD, from the coding sequence ATGAAACCGGCATTAGCGATATTGGGGACGGGCTCTGATGTGGGAAAAAGTCTGGTCACGGCAGGCTTGTGTCGGCTGTTACATCGGGCGGGAGTCAGGGTGGCGCCCTTTAAAGCACAGAACATGTCGTTGAATTCCTATGTCACGCCGGATGGAGGAGAGATGGGGCGAGCCCAAGTGCTTCAGGCTCAAGCCTGCGGGTTGGCTCCGCATGTGGACATGAATCCGATTTTGTTGAAGCCGGAAGCCGACGCCAAATCTCAAGTGATTGTTCAAGGAAAAGTATGGCGAAGTCAGAATGCCCGGGATTATTTTGATCGAAAATCGGAGCTGATTGAATTTGTGAGGGCGAGTTATGACCGGCTATGCAAGCAGTATGATGTGATGGTGTTGGAAGGGGCAGGGAGTGCCGCAGAAATGAATTTGCGGGATCGTGATATTGTGAATTGGCCGATGGTCGAGATGGCTGATGCGGCGGTGGTGTTGGTGGCCGATATTGATCGGGGTGGCGTGTTTGCGCAGGTCATCGGGACCATGAATTTGTTAGCCCCGGAAGAACGGCAGCGGGTGATCGGGGTCGTCATTAATAAGTTTCGGGGGGATCTGACGTTGTTTGAAGATGGTGTCACATTTATAGAAAAACACACGGGAGTCCCGGTGTTCGGCGTATTACCGTATTTGCGGAATCTGGAATTGGATCAGGAGGACAGCGTGGATATTGATCGATTCCGTAAGACGCTTTTTGAAGACGATACCGTCAATATCGCCGTCGTGTTGCTGCCACATATGAGTAACTTTACGGATTTCAATCGACTGGCTGCGGAACCGGATGTGGCGCTTCGCTATGTGACTTCACCCCGGGAACTTCAGGGGGCGGATGCTATTGTTCTGCCGGGAAGTAAAACGACGATTGCCGATTTGGAGTATCTCCGGAAGGTTGGATTCGAAGAAGCGCTTAAGACACATGTCCAACGTGGGAGCGAGCTTATGGGTGTATGTGGTGGATTCCAGATGCTAGGGAAAGAGATCACGGATCCACAGCATGTTGAAACGGGTGGCTCGTCGAAAGGATTCGGGTTACTGGAAGTCGAGACGGAATTGCTTGCTCACAAGAAAACGGTGCAAGTCCGTGCCTGCTCCTTACCGGAGTCCTGGGGGCATGAATGTCCGGTTGAGGGGTATGAAATTCATATGGGGGCCACGAGGGGTGCGAACGACATTCCATCCTGCTTTGGCATTTCTCCTAACCAGGAGAAATTTTCCTTGGAAAAGGAAGACGTACGATTGGACGGGGCGATGAGTCCGGACGGGCGTGTTTGGGGGACTTACATTCATGGGGTTTTTGATCAACCGGAATTTCGCCGTCGATGGTTAAATCGAATGCGAATCCGTAAAGACCTCGCGCCGCTTGATTTGGAAATATCAGCGAAGGTTTCCCAGCGAATGTCGCAGGCATTGGATCGTTGGGCTGACCATCTAAAAACCCACCTTGATGTGGATCGTATTTTCTCGACATTGGGATTAGGTGGTTCCGTCCCAGACTGA
- a CDS encoding YihY/virulence factor BrkB family protein, which yields MRDDQKFLWNTAEPGMGDHKSAWSRRPREWWALAKEVWAASCEDDVFGRAAQLGFYFLLALFPAMLGVTALIGMLPRQVVVPNVMPYAREILPAESLILVERYVDQMIQGSGGGLFSLSLLGSLWAASWGMMAIINTLNAVYGVKETRPLWKAGLTAVLLTIGAAVFFITSLILILAGEEVSQWVTELTGLEWWATIAWPLLQWPVIVLFMLMAINLVYYWAPNSDHAWQWVKPGSVLAVFLWIILSLGLKFYVENFINYNAVYGPITGVIILMMWLYVGGLTLLLGGELNFILKRPHIMDGSDSSEV from the coding sequence ATGAGGGACGATCAGAAGTTTTTATGGAATACTGCGGAGCCGGGGATGGGCGATCATAAATCCGCCTGGTCCAGACGGCCACGGGAATGGTGGGCATTGGCCAAGGAGGTGTGGGCCGCCTCATGCGAGGACGATGTCTTTGGGCGGGCTGCGCAGCTCGGGTTCTATTTTTTATTGGCCTTATTTCCCGCCATGTTGGGAGTGACGGCGCTCATTGGTATGTTGCCCAGACAGGTGGTCGTGCCTAATGTTATGCCCTACGCCAGGGAAATTCTTCCCGCTGAATCCTTGATCCTTGTTGAGCGCTATGTTGATCAGATGATCCAGGGAAGTGGGGGGGGATTGTTTTCTTTGAGTCTCCTTGGTTCTCTTTGGGCGGCTTCCTGGGGCATGATGGCGATTATTAATACACTCAATGCTGTCTACGGGGTGAAAGAAACTCGCCCGCTTTGGAAAGCCGGCCTGACGGCGGTGTTGCTGACAATAGGGGCTGCGGTCTTTTTCATCACCTCGTTAATCTTGATCTTAGCGGGTGAAGAGGTGAGCCAATGGGTTACAGAGTTGACCGGGTTGGAGTGGTGGGCGACGATTGCCTGGCCCCTGTTGCAGTGGCCGGTCATCGTTCTTTTCATGCTGATGGCTATTAACCTGGTCTATTATTGGGCGCCGAACAGTGATCATGCATGGCAGTGGGTCAAGCCGGGATCCGTGCTTGCCGTGTTTCTCTGGATTATTCTTTCCCTGGGGCTTAAATTTTATGTGGAGAATTTCATCAATTACAACGCAGTCTATGGACCCATTACGGGAGTGATTATCCTGATGATGTGGCTGTATGTGGGCGGGTTGACTCTTTTGCTAGGAGGAGAGCTGAATTTCATTCTCAAACGTCCTCACATCATGGATGGATCTGATTCGTCAGAAGTGTGA
- a CDS encoding cobalamin-binding protein, translating into MKNRVQSSRLSKPWGFFILSSCVRQVICGIVAWWVIFPCGFPGVMVLAFDGEMMKRRQQGILTGMPFMANVAPRTFVDDLGRKLYLANPPTRIVSLAPSVTEILFAIGLNEEIVGVTEFCDFPPEALAKPKVGYATPNLETILGLQPQLVLAPRSFLRADLITKLEQLKIPIFILEAHTVEDILAHIQLLGRMVGHSEEANAQAALMRKQLASLSSRLVDLPRPTLLYILNSSPLITVGPGSFIHRLIELAGGRNAAEHAVAPYPRLTMEEVLRQNPDILLFPVGRQEGISQVEQDSWKRWTTLAAVQHGKLVQVDSDLLNRPGPRILEGLKHLVKILHPEVSQDNLPN; encoded by the coding sequence ATGAAGAATCGGGTGCAATCCTCAAGGTTGAGTAAGCCTTGGGGATTTTTTATTTTGAGCAGTTGCGTTCGCCAGGTGATCTGCGGAATCGTGGCTTGGTGGGTGATCTTCCCATGCGGATTTCCTGGCGTGATGGTTTTGGCCTTTGACGGAGAGATGATGAAACGGCGCCAACAGGGTATTTTGACCGGCATGCCCTTCATGGCTAATGTGGCTCCCCGCACCTTTGTGGACGATCTTGGACGGAAACTCTATCTGGCCAATCCCCCTACGCGCATTGTTTCATTGGCTCCCAGTGTGACCGAAATTCTTTTTGCCATCGGATTGAATGAGGAAATTGTCGGGGTCACCGAATTTTGCGATTTCCCTCCCGAAGCATTGGCTAAGCCGAAGGTAGGATATGCCACCCCTAATCTTGAGACGATTCTGGGACTTCAACCGCAATTGGTGTTGGCTCCAAGGTCTTTCCTGCGTGCCGACCTCATCACCAAATTGGAACAATTAAAGATTCCTATCTTTATCCTTGAGGCGCATACGGTGGAAGACATTCTTGCGCACATTCAGTTGTTGGGGCGGATGGTCGGTCATTCTGAAGAAGCGAATGCCCAAGCGGCCCTTATGCGAAAACAACTCGCCAGTTTGTCGAGCCGGTTGGTGGATCTGCCTCGCCCCACATTATTGTATATTTTGAATTCCTCACCACTGATTACGGTCGGGCCCGGGAGTTTTATTCATCGACTGATTGAGTTGGCGGGTGGCAGAAATGCTGCTGAGCACGCTGTGGCGCCTTATCCGCGTCTGACCATGGAAGAAGTCTTACGACAAAATCCTGATATTCTGTTGTTTCCGGTGGGGCGACAGGAAGGGATTTCTCAGGTGGAACAGGATTCATGGAAACGGTGGACGACATTGGCAGCGGTGCAACACGGCAAGCTGGTTCAAGTTGATAGCGATCTTCTCAATCGTCCCGGTCCACGGATTCTTGAAGGGCTGAAGCATTTGGTGAAAATTCTGCATCCGGAAGTGAGTCAGGATAACCTTCCCAATTGA
- a CDS encoding iron ABC transporter permease: MAKVPPLTISPSTTGSTEWVHSPPTMPMPVPSLPTLTIRRWCVWVGISIMLAVAALWACLGFGTESIAVSRIWSILLGALMGREPVTIGMDPASVILLQVRLPRLILAFFVGGSLAMVGVALQALLRNPLADPFIIGISSGAALGAAIAILFGVGISVWSVSALPVCAFAGALLSLLIMYRISSAGTGFSIYTLLLAGVVLNAIFSAFIMFLTSVADPNRAFGMYAWLMGSLTGPDFHTLGVLALYLGVGLIVLGTQAQSLNLLTLGEETARSLGVEVERVKQLVFVASALLTGAVVSFSGIIGFVGLIVPHAVRLVLCADHRLLLPVAGFVGGIFLMLADTVARTVLSPAEFPVGVVTALVGGPVFLFLLMNRNMRVGMR, from the coding sequence ATGGCAAAAGTTCCGCCACTGACCATTTCCCCATCGACAACAGGTTCGACGGAATGGGTACATTCTCCTCCCACTATGCCAATGCCGGTTCCCTCTTTGCCGACACTCACGATCCGTCGGTGGTGTGTGTGGGTGGGCATATCGATCATGTTGGCGGTAGCAGCTCTGTGGGCATGTCTTGGATTTGGGACCGAGTCCATTGCTGTCTCCAGGATCTGGTCCATTCTGCTTGGGGCATTGATGGGAAGAGAGCCCGTGACGATTGGGATGGATCCGGCATCAGTCATTCTGCTTCAGGTGCGGTTGCCCCGGCTGATATTGGCATTTTTCGTTGGCGGGAGTTTGGCCATGGTTGGGGTCGCGCTCCAGGCCTTGTTGCGCAATCCCCTGGCTGATCCGTTTATCATCGGCATTTCCAGCGGCGCGGCGCTAGGCGCCGCCATTGCTATCTTGTTTGGCGTGGGGATTTCCGTTTGGAGTGTGTCGGCCTTGCCCGTGTGTGCCTTTGCGGGAGCCCTTCTGTCTTTGTTGATTATGTATCGTATTTCATCGGCTGGCACTGGTTTTTCGATCTACACCCTGTTATTAGCCGGTGTGGTGTTGAATGCGATTTTTTCCGCGTTCATTATGTTCCTGACCAGTGTGGCTGATCCCAATCGGGCGTTCGGGATGTATGCCTGGTTGATGGGATCGTTAACCGGCCCGGATTTCCACACGCTTGGCGTTCTGGCTCTGTATTTAGGGGTGGGTTTGATTGTGTTGGGGACACAAGCCCAGTCATTAAATCTCTTGACCCTTGGCGAAGAAACGGCCCGATCGTTGGGGGTTGAAGTTGAGCGGGTTAAACAATTGGTGTTTGTCGCGTCAGCACTGTTGACGGGGGCGGTCGTGAGTTTTAGCGGAATCATCGGATTTGTCGGCCTGATCGTGCCGCATGCCGTCCGCCTGGTCTTGTGTGCAGATCATCGACTCTTACTCCCGGTTGCCGGATTTGTGGGAGGCATCTTTCTGATGTTGGCGGATACGGTAGCACGAACCGTCTTAAGTCCCGCTGAATTTCCTGTGGGTGTGGTCACGGCGTTGGTGGGGGGACCCGTATTTTTGTTTCTGCTGATGAATCGGAATATGCGGGTGGGGATGAGATGA
- a CDS encoding ABC transporter ATP-binding protein: MMDSDPVIAVPAYGLRDVTFRYATSSRDTSESVLKNLTCTIDSGKILGILGPNGSGKSTLLKLLARVLRQGSGTIELFGNSFSLLSQADVARRVALVPQETMQIFPFTIAEMVLMGRFPHHRGWGGWHWEDSDDWRIAHQAMEDLDVTRLGSRLVTDVSGGERQRAVIARALTQEPQILLLDEPTAFLDLHHQLDIARILRRLNRERGLTVILVSHDLNLASQYCDRLMLLHHGRIVEVGSPLEVLRPDLLESVYGCPVLVDGHPQSGLPRVSLPV; this comes from the coding sequence ATGATGGATTCGGATCCTGTTATTGCCGTGCCGGCCTATGGGCTTCGAGATGTGACGTTTCGCTATGCCACGTCTTCCCGCGACACATCCGAGTCGGTGCTGAAAAACCTCACTTGCACGATTGATTCGGGGAAGATTCTTGGCATTCTTGGTCCGAATGGATCCGGCAAAAGTACCTTACTTAAGCTTCTGGCCCGTGTCCTGCGTCAGGGGTCCGGCACCATTGAGTTGTTCGGAAATTCCTTTTCACTCCTGTCGCAGGCTGATGTGGCCAGGCGCGTGGCGTTGGTTCCTCAAGAGACCATGCAGATTTTCCCCTTTACCATCGCAGAAATGGTGCTGATGGGACGATTTCCTCATCATCGGGGTTGGGGTGGCTGGCATTGGGAGGATTCCGACGACTGGCGAATCGCGCATCAGGCGATGGAAGACCTGGATGTCACTCGCCTGGGGTCCAGGCTGGTTACGGATGTGTCAGGAGGGGAACGTCAGCGGGCAGTGATTGCCCGTGCCCTTACTCAGGAGCCACAGATATTGCTCTTGGATGAACCAACCGCTTTTTTAGATTTGCACCATCAGTTGGATATTGCGCGAATTCTTCGGCGGCTGAATAGGGAGCGTGGCCTTACGGTGATTCTGGTGTCTCATGATTTGAATCTGGCCAGTCAATACTGTGATCGCCTGATGTTGTTACACCATGGACGGATTGTGGAGGTTGGATCTCCTTTAGAAGTTCTGCGTCCTGACCTGTTGGAATCGGTGTACGGGTGCCCGGTTCTGGTAGATGGTCATCCTCAATCCGGGTTACCCCGAGTGTCGTTGCCGGTGTGA